One stretch of Pyxidicoccus trucidator DNA includes these proteins:
- the rpsT gene encoding 30S ribosomal protein S20, whose amino-acid sequence MANTKSAEKRHRQSLKRRARNVTVRGEVKTAVKGAREALATKGGNPTDALKAASKALNKAASKGVLHKRTASRRISRLAKAAAKTAQARA is encoded by the coding sequence TTGGCCAACACCAAGTCCGCAGAGAAGCGTCACCGTCAGTCCCTCAAGCGCCGCGCGCGCAACGTCACCGTCCGCGGTGAGGTGAAGACCGCCGTGAAGGGCGCCCGCGAGGCCCTCGCCACCAAGGGTGGGAACCCGACGGACGCGCTCAAGGCGGCCTCCAAGGCGCTCAACAAGGCCGCCTCCAAGGGCGTCCTGCACAAGCGCACCGCCTCCCGCCGCATCTCGCGTCTGGCCAAGGCCGCCGCGAAGACCGCCCAGGCTCGCGCCTGA
- the lptE gene encoding LPS assembly lipoprotein LptE — translation MSRPFAPGLRRFRSAVVVGAWGACMASSAGCGYRFVGKDTGLPEGVTAVCAPIFTNETAEPTLETLFTRFLRQELTRVGRLSTGAACDARLEGTVLSVWNSPTIAGNYFRVVAQARLRLVKDGQVLKETVIAGTEDYLLGTGDILEAEANRQAALDRLAEVLMRDGYDRLASTW, via the coding sequence ATGTCGCGTCCCTTCGCGCCCGGACTCCGGCGCTTCCGGTCGGCTGTGGTGGTGGGGGCGTGGGGGGCCTGCATGGCCTCCAGCGCGGGGTGTGGCTACCGCTTCGTCGGGAAGGACACGGGCCTTCCGGAGGGCGTGACGGCCGTCTGCGCGCCCATCTTCACCAACGAGACGGCCGAGCCCACGCTGGAGACGCTCTTCACGCGCTTCCTGCGTCAGGAGCTGACCCGTGTGGGCCGGCTGTCGACCGGGGCGGCGTGCGACGCGCGCCTGGAGGGCACGGTGCTCTCGGTGTGGAACTCGCCCACCATCGCCGGCAACTACTTCCGCGTCGTCGCCCAGGCCCGGCTTCGGCTGGTGAAGGACGGTCAGGTCCTCAAGGAGACGGTGATCGCCGGGACGGAGGACTACCTGCTGGGAACGGGCGACATCCTGGAGGCCGAGGCCAACCGTCAGGCCGCGCTGGACCGCCTGGCGGAGGTGCTCATGCGCGACGGGTACGACCGGCTGGCCAGCACCTGGTGA
- the leuS gene encoding leucine--tRNA ligase, translating to MAMNERYEPQAIEGKWQTRWDEAGIFRAGKRPGAPKKYILEMLPYPSGKMHMGHVRNYLIGDVYARYFLMRGHDVLHPMGWDAFGLPAENAAIKDGVHPAVRTEENIASFKKEMKSLGYSYDWDREVNTSQPEYYRWNQWFFIQMLERGLVYRRFSRVNWCTGCLTVIANEQVKDGVCERCDSPVVDKEMPEWAFRITRYSQDLLDSLDTLKEWPDRITSMQRNWIGRSDGAEADFRVQGHDATIRVFTTRIDTIFGCTYVVLAPDHKLVAQVTSPERRADVEAFARRMAAQSKTERLGEDAEKEGIFTGAHALNPFTGQPVPIWIANFVVSDYGTGAVMSVPAHDERDFAFARKYSLPVKVVIQPATGDKLPPGEQLEAASTEYGVLVDSGEYTGQTSEAARQAMAAKLEKDGQGRATVTYRQKDWGFSRQRYWGTPIPIVYCAKCDPQRHGTPVPVEQLPVRLPEIDTQEVLTGKGEPPLAKVASWVNTTCPKCGGPARRETETMDTFVDSCWYFARYLSPHYDAAPFDPKEAQRFLPVDIYVGGPEHAVMHLLYFRFWTRVMKLLGLSPVDEPVKRLITQGIVNGPDGRKMSKRWGNSVAPASIVQKYGADTARAYVLFAGPPERDFDWSDDQVEGVFRFLKRVWTLSSTHHASVAGATHDGPYEGKALETRRAAHKCLKRVGEAIERLSFNTAIAGIMECVNALYAVGTPETPAEKAAMAEAVRLLAVVLTPFAPHIADEVAEAYGGKALTVAQPWPDFDPALVVDDVIPYAVQVNGKLRAEIRVAADAGEADVRAAAEADEKVQAAMAGKTLRKFVFVPKRLVNFVVG from the coding sequence ATGGCGATGAACGAGCGTTACGAGCCGCAGGCGATTGAAGGCAAGTGGCAGACCCGCTGGGACGAGGCGGGCATCTTCCGGGCAGGCAAGCGCCCGGGAGCACCCAAGAAGTACATCCTCGAGATGCTGCCGTACCCCAGCGGGAAGATGCACATGGGGCACGTGCGCAACTACCTCATCGGGGACGTGTACGCGCGCTACTTCCTGATGCGCGGGCATGACGTGCTGCACCCCATGGGCTGGGACGCGTTCGGCCTGCCCGCGGAGAACGCCGCCATCAAGGACGGCGTGCACCCGGCGGTGCGCACCGAGGAGAACATCGCCTCCTTCAAGAAGGAGATGAAGAGCCTCGGCTACAGCTACGACTGGGACCGCGAGGTCAACACCAGCCAGCCCGAGTACTACCGCTGGAACCAGTGGTTCTTCATCCAGATGCTGGAGCGTGGGCTCGTCTATCGCCGCTTCAGCCGGGTGAACTGGTGCACCGGCTGCCTCACCGTCATCGCCAACGAGCAGGTGAAGGACGGCGTCTGCGAGCGCTGCGACTCGCCCGTGGTGGACAAGGAGATGCCCGAGTGGGCGTTCCGCATCACCCGGTACTCGCAGGACCTGCTGGACTCGCTCGACACGCTGAAGGAGTGGCCGGACCGCATCACCTCCATGCAGCGGAACTGGATTGGCCGCTCGGACGGCGCCGAGGCCGACTTCCGCGTGCAGGGGCATGACGCCACCATCCGCGTCTTCACCACCCGCATCGACACCATCTTCGGCTGCACCTACGTGGTGCTCGCGCCGGACCACAAGCTGGTGGCCCAGGTGACGTCCCCCGAGCGCCGCGCGGACGTGGAGGCCTTCGCCAGGCGCATGGCCGCCCAGTCCAAGACGGAGCGCCTGGGCGAGGACGCGGAGAAGGAGGGCATCTTCACCGGTGCCCACGCGCTGAATCCCTTCACCGGCCAGCCGGTGCCCATCTGGATCGCCAACTTCGTGGTGAGCGACTACGGCACGGGCGCCGTCATGAGCGTGCCCGCGCACGATGAGCGCGACTTCGCCTTCGCGCGCAAGTACAGCCTGCCGGTGAAGGTCGTCATCCAGCCGGCCACCGGCGACAAGCTCCCCCCGGGCGAGCAGCTGGAGGCGGCGTCTACCGAGTACGGCGTGCTGGTGGACTCGGGTGAGTACACGGGGCAGACGTCCGAGGCGGCGCGGCAGGCCATGGCCGCGAAGCTGGAGAAGGACGGCCAGGGCCGCGCCACGGTGACGTACCGCCAGAAGGACTGGGGCTTCAGCCGCCAGCGCTACTGGGGCACGCCCATCCCCATCGTCTACTGCGCGAAGTGCGACCCGCAGCGCCACGGCACCCCCGTGCCGGTGGAGCAGCTGCCCGTGCGCCTGCCCGAAATCGACACCCAGGAGGTGCTCACCGGCAAGGGCGAGCCGCCGCTGGCCAAGGTGGCCTCGTGGGTGAACACCACGTGCCCGAAGTGCGGCGGGCCCGCGCGGCGCGAGACGGAGACGATGGACACCTTCGTCGACTCCTGCTGGTACTTCGCGCGCTACCTGTCGCCGCACTACGACGCCGCGCCGTTCGATCCGAAGGAGGCCCAGCGCTTCCTCCCCGTGGACATCTACGTGGGCGGCCCCGAGCACGCGGTGATGCACCTGCTCTACTTCCGGTTCTGGACCCGGGTGATGAAGCTGCTGGGCCTCAGCCCGGTGGACGAGCCGGTGAAGCGCCTGATTACGCAGGGCATCGTCAACGGCCCCGACGGCCGGAAGATGTCCAAGCGCTGGGGCAACTCGGTGGCGCCCGCCTCCATCGTCCAGAAGTACGGCGCGGACACGGCGCGCGCGTACGTGCTCTTCGCCGGCCCGCCGGAGCGCGACTTCGACTGGTCCGACGACCAGGTGGAGGGCGTGTTCCGCTTCCTCAAGCGCGTCTGGACGCTGTCCTCCACGCACCACGCGTCGGTGGCCGGGGCCACGCACGACGGCCCGTACGAGGGCAAGGCGCTGGAGACGCGCCGTGCCGCGCACAAGTGCCTGAAGCGGGTGGGGGAGGCGATTGAGCGCCTGTCCTTCAACACCGCCATCGCCGGCATCATGGAGTGCGTCAACGCGCTCTACGCCGTCGGCACGCCGGAGACGCCCGCGGAGAAGGCGGCCATGGCCGAGGCCGTGCGGCTGCTCGCGGTGGTGCTCACGCCCTTCGCCCCGCACATCGCGGACGAGGTGGCGGAGGCCTACGGCGGCAAGGCGCTCACCGTCGCTCAGCCGTGGCCGGACTTCGACCCGGCCCTGGTGGTGGACGACGTCATCCCCTACGCCGTGCAGGTGAACGGCAAGCTGCGCGCGGAGATTCGCGTGGCGGCGGACGCGGGCGAGGCGGACGTGCGCGCGGCGGCGGAGGCGGACGAGAAGGTGCAGGCCGCCATGGCGGGCAAGACGCTGCGCAAGTTCGTCTTCGTCCCCAAGCGGCTGGTGAACTTCGTCGTCGGCTGA
- a CDS encoding neutral/alkaline ceramidase, producing MQACLARPWCLWSLTLVLGACGAEVPAPPVDVPAASVASVEQPALTGPCAGNTAFQVGAGIYDITGPAAELGMMGYAMLEQKTAGIHQRLRSRAFVIASPCNGRRVAFVSADAGFIAQGVKQQVLERLRATYGSTYSDENVVLSATHTHSGPGGFSHYALYNLTILGFDKQNFDAIVDGIYQSIVRAHGNLTAGSVRLASGDLLNTSINRSPEAYLRNPATERAQFGYDTDKQMTLLRLQSSTGQEVGLINWFAVHATSMGNDNLLISGDNKGYASYLFEKVKGTNYTAAKTFVAAFAQSNEGDVTPNIFGGENGGGANDFESTELSGRKQYDLARALYDGAAQPLTGAVDYRHAYVSMDGVQVAPAYTDGVSRTTCEAAIGISMLAGAEDGPGFGSEGASCEDIHDLWGAISCAITTTPCQGEKPVVLEMGTMQPYPWTPEVLPLQVVTIGNLALVAVPFEMTTMAGRRLRKTVQTQLASLGVNHVVIAGLSNAYAGYLVTREEYAKQDYEAASTHFGPWQLAAVQQQAEKLAAALRDGVSVPAGPTPRDLRNEQTTVQTGVVFDDKLLAVSFGGVVTNALASYTRGATASVKFWGGHPKNNLRRQGSFLQVQRKSGTSWVTVANDWDWETKYRWQRNNCVPTFACSHVTVEWKIPADATPGTYRIRHDGDWKSGWDGLIRPYTGYSREFTVN from the coding sequence ATGCAAGCCTGTCTCGCCCGTCCGTGGTGTCTCTGGAGTCTCACGCTGGTGCTGGGCGCGTGCGGTGCTGAAGTCCCGGCGCCGCCCGTGGACGTGCCCGCGGCCTCCGTGGCGTCGGTGGAGCAACCCGCGCTCACCGGCCCGTGCGCGGGCAACACCGCCTTCCAGGTGGGGGCGGGCATCTACGACATCACCGGCCCCGCGGCGGAGCTGGGGATGATGGGCTACGCGATGCTGGAGCAGAAGACGGCGGGCATCCACCAGCGCCTGCGCTCGCGTGCGTTCGTCATCGCCTCGCCCTGCAACGGCCGGCGCGTGGCCTTCGTCAGCGCCGACGCGGGCTTCATCGCCCAGGGCGTCAAGCAGCAGGTGCTGGAGCGACTGCGGGCCACGTATGGCAGCACGTACTCGGACGAGAACGTGGTGCTGAGCGCCACGCACACGCACAGCGGGCCCGGCGGCTTCTCGCACTACGCGCTCTACAACCTGACCATCCTCGGCTTCGACAAGCAGAACTTCGACGCCATCGTCGACGGCATCTACCAGTCCATCGTCCGCGCCCACGGCAACCTCACGGCCGGCAGCGTGCGGCTGGCCTCGGGCGACCTGCTCAACACCAGCATCAACCGCTCGCCGGAGGCCTACCTGCGCAACCCCGCGACGGAGCGCGCTCAGTTCGGCTACGACACCGACAAGCAGATGACGCTGCTGCGCCTGCAGAGCAGCACCGGGCAGGAGGTGGGCCTCATCAACTGGTTCGCCGTCCACGCCACGTCCATGGGCAACGACAACCTGCTCATCAGCGGCGACAACAAGGGCTACGCGTCCTACCTGTTCGAGAAGGTCAAGGGCACGAACTACACCGCCGCGAAGACCTTCGTGGCCGCCTTCGCGCAGAGCAACGAGGGCGACGTGACGCCCAACATCTTCGGTGGGGAGAACGGCGGCGGCGCCAACGACTTCGAGAGCACGGAGCTGTCCGGGCGCAAGCAGTACGACCTGGCCCGCGCGCTGTATGACGGCGCGGCGCAGCCGCTCACCGGCGCGGTGGACTACCGGCACGCCTACGTGAGCATGGACGGCGTGCAGGTGGCGCCCGCGTACACGGATGGCGTGTCGCGCACCACCTGCGAGGCCGCCATCGGCATCTCCATGCTGGCCGGCGCCGAGGACGGCCCGGGCTTCGGCAGCGAGGGCGCCTCGTGCGAGGACATCCATGACCTCTGGGGTGCCATCTCCTGCGCCATCACCACCACGCCGTGCCAGGGGGAGAAGCCGGTGGTCCTGGAGATGGGCACCATGCAGCCCTACCCGTGGACGCCCGAGGTGCTGCCGCTGCAGGTGGTGACGATTGGCAACCTGGCGCTGGTGGCGGTGCCCTTCGAGATGACCACCATGGCGGGCCGCCGGCTGCGCAAGACGGTGCAGACCCAGCTCGCGTCGCTGGGCGTGAATCACGTCGTGATTGCCGGCCTGTCCAACGCGTACGCGGGCTACCTCGTCACGCGCGAGGAGTACGCGAAGCAGGACTACGAGGCGGCCTCCACGCACTTCGGCCCGTGGCAGCTCGCGGCGGTGCAGCAGCAGGCGGAGAAGCTGGCGGCGGCGCTGCGTGACGGAGTCTCCGTGCCCGCGGGCCCCACGCCGCGCGACTTGCGCAACGAGCAGACGACGGTGCAGACGGGGGTGGTGTTCGACGACAAGCTGCTCGCGGTGAGCTTCGGCGGCGTCGTCACCAACGCGCTCGCCTCGTACACGCGGGGCGCGACGGCGAGCGTGAAGTTCTGGGGCGGCCACCCGAAGAACAACCTGCGGCGGCAGGGCAGCTTCCTCCAGGTGCAGCGCAAGTCGGGCACGTCCTGGGTGACGGTGGCCAACGACTGGGACTGGGAGACGAAGTACCGCTGGCAGCGCAACAACTGCGTGCCCACCTTTGCGTGCTCGCACGTGACGGTGGAGTGGAAGATTCCGGCGGACGCCACGCCGGGCACCTACCGCATCCGCCACGACGGCGACTGGAAGTCCGGCTGGGACGGGCTCATCCGCCCGTACACGGGCTACTCGCGCGAGTTCACCGTCAACTGA
- a CDS encoding Ig-like domain-containing protein, with protein MPLPPARPARLDDARRRPVSFHLGWLLLSLVVAWPSQAATLPWTSVLALPLAQCPPTAAPSPFSWAPSGEVETARPQFAWSVVPGATSYTLYVLDSAENIVLRQTGIPQNTFTPTSDLPLAVPLRWKVKGESSCGPGPYSPSLDFIIFTTPPCPPYSRPSGHWPHGPVGTARPTFSWTAVRGATSYTLYVLDPAENIVLRRTDLTQTSFTPTSDLPGGMQLRWKVKAESSCGPGPYSPDLYFTVPGPPAPPAVRIVAPADESTVTGPVDVQVQVSPDTSFVEFYVDGVYLTTKSGGAYSFPWNPAVNPLPAPNHAMQLGYTFVDGRYGNFRAEVSGYTNLYYAWARRGYEPDSTAPDSVWLPRMQAAVASAAAEGWNLQLNLNLQEQTPGRVTPLDAVLDLVAPYWHRVARIELASGPDWSRAETEGRILDLRARLGARGLSARPMGNVYSIDQVRTLDAIFATGLDFVSIEAFLDGPGHPISQGNLGYLVSRVSEAKQRVPADKQLVLVVQSDTRNGTWTNLDNLRDLQLTPYYHLAANDSRVVALTLATYGRPQGARDNPVLKPSHMRIAEKLFGVSIPGAKCGRRTLTAAAYNAQGQGRLQNVEVTVSGPGCP; from the coding sequence ATGCCATTGCCCCCCGCCCGGCCCGCGCGCCTTGACGATGCGCGCCGCCGCCCCGTGTCATTCCACCTCGGATGGTTGCTGCTGTCACTCGTCGTGGCCTGGCCGTCCCAGGCCGCCACGCTGCCGTGGACGAGCGTGCTGGCGCTGCCGCTTGCTCAGTGTCCGCCCACCGCCGCGCCGTCGCCCTTCTCCTGGGCGCCTTCCGGTGAGGTGGAGACGGCCCGGCCGCAGTTCGCCTGGAGCGTGGTGCCCGGGGCCACGTCGTACACGCTCTATGTGCTCGACTCCGCGGAGAACATCGTCCTCCGGCAGACGGGCATCCCCCAGAACACCTTCACGCCGACGAGCGACCTGCCCCTCGCTGTGCCGCTCCGCTGGAAGGTGAAGGGCGAGAGTTCCTGTGGACCCGGACCCTACTCGCCGTCCCTGGACTTCATCATCTTCACGACGCCGCCCTGTCCGCCGTACTCCAGGCCGAGTGGCCACTGGCCTCACGGCCCCGTCGGCACGGCCCGGCCCACTTTCTCGTGGACGGCGGTGCGCGGGGCCACGTCGTACACGCTCTACGTGCTGGACCCCGCGGAGAACATCGTCCTCCGGCGGACCGACCTGACGCAGACGTCCTTCACCCCCACGAGTGACTTGCCCGGCGGCATGCAGCTCCGCTGGAAGGTCAAGGCCGAGAGCTCCTGCGGCCCGGGGCCCTACTCACCGGACCTCTACTTCACGGTGCCGGGTCCTCCCGCGCCGCCCGCGGTGCGGATTGTCGCTCCCGCGGACGAGAGCACGGTGACGGGGCCGGTGGACGTGCAGGTGCAGGTCAGCCCCGACACGAGCTTCGTCGAGTTCTACGTGGATGGCGTCTACCTGACGACGAAGAGCGGAGGGGCCTACAGCTTCCCGTGGAACCCCGCCGTCAATCCGTTGCCGGCGCCGAACCACGCCATGCAGCTCGGCTACACCTTCGTGGACGGCCGCTACGGAAACTTCAGGGCTGAGGTGTCCGGCTACACGAACCTCTACTACGCGTGGGCGCGGCGGGGGTACGAGCCGGACAGCACCGCGCCGGACTCCGTGTGGCTGCCGCGGATGCAGGCGGCCGTGGCGTCCGCCGCCGCCGAGGGGTGGAACCTCCAGCTCAACCTCAACCTGCAAGAGCAGACGCCGGGACGCGTGACGCCGCTGGATGCCGTGCTGGACCTCGTCGCGCCGTACTGGCACCGCGTCGCGCGCATCGAGCTGGCCTCGGGGCCCGACTGGAGCCGCGCGGAGACGGAAGGGCGAATCCTGGACCTGCGGGCGAGGCTCGGCGCGCGGGGGCTCTCCGCGCGGCCCATGGGCAATGTCTACAGCATCGACCAGGTGCGCACGCTCGACGCCATCTTCGCCACCGGCCTGGACTTCGTGTCCATCGAGGCCTTCCTCGACGGCCCGGGCCACCCCATCAGCCAGGGCAACCTCGGGTACCTCGTCTCGCGCGTCAGTGAGGCGAAGCAGCGCGTGCCGGCGGACAAGCAGCTCGTCCTGGTGGTGCAGTCCGACACCCGGAACGGCACGTGGACGAACCTCGACAACCTGAGGGACTTGCAGCTCACGCCCTACTACCACCTGGCCGCCAACGACTCGCGCGTCGTCGCCCTCACCCTGGCCACGTACGGCCGGCCCCAGGGCGCACGAGACAACCCGGTGCTGAAGCCCTCGCACATGCGCATCGCGGAGAAGCTGTTCGGCGTCTCCATCCCCGGCGCGAAGTGTGGGCGGAGGACGCTGACGGCCGCCGCCTACAACGCCCAGGGCCAGGGCCGGCTCCAGAACGTGGAAGTCACAGTCTCGGGACCGGGCTGCCCATAG
- a CDS encoding SusC/RagA family TonB-linked outer membrane protein — protein MTLRRALIPGCVIALFSLETLAQDANSAAPAPESQAPAAQAPATPAPQPAAASPAAPAPVAQPAPVVVVAGRTVTGRVADRLTNEGLPLVRVIIKGTTQGVETELDGTFSLTNVPAGPVTLLFSSQDYGEREVRIGAEQRQLNVQLDNIFSEEMVVVGRASEVARKNLANSVASVNAEELNRSPAQTVDQALQGKVAGANIQSNSGAPGGGIQMRMRGVSTINASTAPLYVIDGVLVSDVAIASGIYTVTDSVGGSNPNPTQDNQVNRIADINPNDIESIEVLKGASAAAIYGSKAANGVVIINTKRGKEGEPKVDVTQRLGFYSLANKIGTRRFENVQEVIDTYGEDAAAYYQPGRTFDQEALLAGRRDLSSETLASVSGASGNTRYFASAMVKNDEGIIANTGYEKQSFRLNLGQKLGEAVEVNVATNLIHTLGQRGLTNNDNQTITYYMTMPYAPEFLDLQADSAGVFPENPLLGNGANPLQTAALVKNDENVWRFIGSGDITVNLLKNDVNHLRILANAGVDRFQQENSVLFPPELNFEPVDDTFPGTSLFGTSQVRNLNGGLNLVHTYRPESKFLVATTSGGVQLEERNVDSVYVIAENLNAGQPNIDSGTVVSVRQDRQLIRDRGYYVQEEVLMLDERLTLVGAIRGEQSSANGDENKLFFYPKLATAYRIPSFHPSVNEFKVRLAYGETGNQPLYGMKFNSLPTSNNIQGNPGLVGSGVAGDPNIRPERQREIEAGIDALFFGGDVVAELTFYQRNISDLILQRALPPSTGFTNQIFNGGSLRNRGIEAMLQVTPVRGAVEWTSSATFALNRSRVTKLSVPGFPAGGFGDALGSFRIEEGASATQIVGNVGRDENGTPIVQKIGDTEPDFVVGFSNTLQYQDFSLSFLWHWQQGSDIINLTRFLYDAAGTSPDFEEAGRQRLTDRRTNAGIYVEDASFVKLREVTFAYSLPKQWVSAIPKVKSARLSVSGRNLLTFTSYSGLDPEVSNFGNQAIARNIDVAPFPPSRSFWTSLDVGF, from the coding sequence ATGACGCTGAGAAGGGCGTTGATCCCGGGGTGCGTAATCGCACTCTTCTCGTTGGAAACCCTGGCGCAGGACGCGAACAGCGCGGCGCCAGCTCCCGAATCCCAAGCGCCCGCGGCGCAGGCACCCGCGACTCCGGCTCCCCAGCCCGCGGCAGCCAGTCCGGCCGCTCCAGCTCCCGTGGCCCAGCCGGCCCCGGTGGTCGTCGTAGCGGGACGCACCGTGACGGGTCGGGTGGCTGACCGGCTCACCAACGAAGGACTGCCCCTGGTGCGCGTCATCATCAAGGGCACGACCCAGGGCGTAGAGACGGAGCTGGACGGCACCTTCTCGCTGACCAACGTGCCGGCGGGCCCGGTGACGCTGCTCTTCTCCAGCCAGGACTACGGCGAGCGCGAGGTGCGCATCGGCGCCGAGCAGCGTCAGCTCAACGTCCAGCTGGACAACATCTTCTCGGAGGAGATGGTCGTCGTCGGTCGCGCCAGCGAGGTGGCGCGTAAGAACCTGGCCAACTCGGTGGCCTCCGTGAATGCCGAGGAGCTCAACCGCTCCCCCGCGCAGACGGTGGACCAGGCGCTGCAGGGCAAGGTCGCGGGCGCCAACATCCAGAGCAACTCCGGCGCCCCGGGCGGCGGCATCCAGATGCGCATGCGTGGCGTGTCCACCATCAACGCGTCCACGGCGCCGCTGTACGTCATCGACGGCGTGCTCGTCAGCGACGTGGCGATTGCGTCCGGTATCTACACCGTGACGGACTCCGTGGGCGGCTCCAACCCGAACCCCACGCAGGACAACCAGGTCAACCGCATCGCGGACATCAACCCCAACGACATCGAGAGCATCGAGGTCCTCAAGGGCGCGTCCGCCGCCGCCATCTACGGCTCCAAGGCCGCCAACGGCGTGGTCATCATCAACACCAAGCGCGGCAAGGAGGGTGAGCCGAAGGTCGACGTCACCCAGCGCCTGGGCTTCTACTCGCTGGCCAACAAGATTGGCACCCGCCGCTTCGAGAACGTCCAGGAGGTCATCGACACCTACGGTGAGGACGCGGCCGCGTACTACCAGCCCGGCCGCACCTTCGACCAGGAAGCGCTCCTGGCGGGCCGCAGGGACCTGTCCTCGGAGACGCTGGCCAGTGTCAGCGGCGCCAGCGGCAACACCCGGTACTTCGCCTCGGCGATGGTGAAGAACGACGAAGGCATCATCGCCAACACCGGCTACGAGAAGCAGTCGTTCCGGCTCAACCTGGGCCAGAAGCTGGGCGAGGCGGTGGAGGTCAATGTCGCCACCAACCTGATCCACACGCTGGGACAGCGCGGCCTCACCAACAACGACAACCAGACCATCACCTATTACATGACGATGCCGTACGCGCCGGAGTTCCTGGACCTCCAGGCGGACTCGGCCGGCGTGTTCCCGGAGAACCCCCTCCTGGGCAACGGCGCCAACCCGCTGCAGACCGCCGCGCTCGTGAAGAACGACGAGAACGTGTGGCGCTTCATCGGCTCTGGCGACATCACCGTCAACCTGCTGAAGAACGACGTGAACCACCTGCGCATCCTCGCCAACGCCGGCGTGGACCGCTTCCAGCAGGAGAACTCGGTGCTCTTCCCGCCCGAGCTCAACTTCGAGCCGGTGGATGACACCTTCCCGGGCACGTCGCTGTTCGGCACCAGCCAGGTGCGCAACCTCAACGGCGGCCTCAACCTGGTGCACACGTACCGGCCCGAGTCCAAGTTCCTCGTCGCCACCACCTCCGGCGGTGTCCAGCTCGAGGAGCGCAACGTCGACTCGGTGTACGTCATCGCCGAGAACCTCAACGCCGGCCAGCCGAACATCGACTCCGGCACCGTGGTGAGCGTGCGCCAGGACCGGCAGCTCATCCGCGACCGCGGCTACTACGTCCAGGAGGAGGTGCTCATGCTGGACGAGCGGCTCACCCTGGTGGGTGCCATCCGCGGCGAGCAGAGCAGCGCCAACGGCGACGAGAACAAGCTGTTCTTCTACCCGAAGCTGGCGACCGCCTACCGCATCCCCTCGTTCCACCCCAGCGTGAACGAGTTCAAGGTGCGCCTGGCCTACGGCGAGACGGGCAACCAGCCGCTGTACGGCATGAAGTTCAACAGCCTGCCGACCAGCAACAACATCCAGGGCAACCCCGGCCTGGTGGGCTCCGGCGTCGCTGGCGACCCCAACATCCGCCCCGAGCGGCAGCGGGAGATTGAAGCCGGCATCGACGCGCTCTTCTTCGGCGGCGACGTGGTGGCGGAGCTGACCTTCTACCAGCGCAACATCAGCGACCTCATCCTGCAGCGCGCGCTGCCGCCCTCCACCGGCTTCACCAACCAGATCTTCAACGGCGGCTCGCTGCGCAACCGCGGCATCGAGGCCATGCTCCAGGTGACGCCGGTGCGCGGCGCAGTCGAGTGGACCAGCTCGGCCACCTTCGCGCTCAACCGCAGCCGGGTGACGAAGCTGTCGGTGCCCGGCTTCCCCGCGGGCGGCTTCGGCGACGCCCTGGGCTCCTTCCGCATCGAGGAAGGCGCGTCGGCGACGCAGATTGTCGGCAACGTCGGCCGCGACGAGAACGGCACGCCCATCGTGCAGAAGATTGGCGACACCGAGCCGGACTTCGTCGTGGGCTTCTCCAACACGCTCCAGTACCAGGACTTCAGCCTGTCGTTCCTGTGGCACTGGCAGCAGGGCAGCGACATCATCAACCTGACGCGGTTCCTCTATGACGCCGCGGGCACGTCGCCCGACTTCGAGGAGGCCGGCCGCCAGCGCCTGACGGACCGCCGCACGAATGCCGGCATCTACGTGGAGGACGCCAGCTTCGTGAAGCTGCGCGAGGTGACGTTCGCCTACAGCCTGCCCAAGCAGTGGGTGTCCGCGATTCCGAAGGTGAAGTCGGCCCGGCTCAGCGTGAGCGGGCGCAACCTCCTCACCTTCACGAGCTACTCGGGGCTGGACCCGGAGGTGAGCAACTTCGGCAACCAGGCCATCGCTCGCAACATCGACGTCGCCCCCTTCCCCCCCAGCCGCAGCTTCTGGACGTCGCTCGACGTCGGGTTCTAA